A region from the Bacteroidota bacterium genome encodes:
- a CDS encoding dipeptidase, giving the protein MENIKPYIESNKDRFLEELFGLIRIPSISSQSEHKADMIRAAEYWRDSLLKAGADRAEVMPTDGNPVVYGEKIIDPALPTVLVYGHYDVMPVDPIELWKSPPFEPEIRDGKIYARGADDDKGQAFMHAKAFETLVATGNLPCNVKFMIEGEEEIGSPNLGKWCTEHKDMLAADIILVSDTSMIGPDIPSITTGLRGLSYWQVEVTGPNRDLHSGLFGGAVANPINTLAEMIAGMLDKDNRITIPGFYDDVLEATPEERELLNKAPFSLEAYKQALDLEEVRGETGYTTIERVGIRPTFDVCGIWGGYTGEGAKTVLPSKAYAKISCRLVPNQHHEKIGRLFADHFTSIAPKTVKVKVEYLHGGQAYVCPIDLPAYKAAEKAYMQTFGKQPVPMRSGGSIPIISTFEQILGLKTILMGFGLESDAIHSPNENYPLENFYKGIETITWFYHYFASSKA; this is encoded by the coding sequence ATGGAAAATATTAAACCTTACATCGAAAGTAACAAAGACCGTTTCCTGGAGGAGCTTTTCGGTCTGATCCGTATTCCTTCCATCAGCTCGCAGAGCGAACACAAAGCAGATATGATACGTGCTGCTGAGTACTGGCGCGACAGCCTGCTCAAAGCCGGAGCCGACCGTGCCGAGGTGATGCCCACCGATGGCAACCCGGTGGTGTATGGCGAAAAAATCATCGACCCTGCCCTGCCGACTGTGCTGGTTTACGGACATTACGATGTGATGCCCGTAGATCCGATTGAGTTGTGGAAAAGTCCGCCTTTTGAGCCGGAGATCCGCGATGGCAAGATTTACGCCCGTGGGGCCGACGACGACAAAGGTCAGGCCTTCATGCACGCCAAGGCATTCGAAACCCTGGTGGCCACAGGCAACCTGCCCTGCAATGTAAAATTCATGATCGAAGGCGAGGAAGAAATCGGCTCGCCCAACCTTGGAAAATGGTGCACCGAGCACAAAGACATGCTCGCAGCCGACATCATCCTGGTATCGGATACCAGCATGATCGGACCTGACATTCCGTCGATAACTACCGGTCTGCGCGGACTTTCGTACTGGCAGGTGGAAGTGACCGGCCCCAACCGCGACCTGCACTCCGGACTTTTCGGCGGCGCCGTGGCCAACCCGATCAACACCCTTGCCGAGATGATCGCAGGCATGCTCGACAAGGACAACCGCATCACCATCCCAGGATTTTACGACGATGTGCTCGAAGCAACCCCCGAAGAGCGTGAGCTGCTCAACAAGGCCCCGTTCAGTCTCGAAGCCTATAAACAAGCCCTCGACCTCGAAGAAGTAAGGGGCGAAACCGGCTACACCACCATCGAAAGGGTTGGCATCAGGCCCACCTTCGATGTATGCGGCATCTGGGGTGGATACACCGGCGAAGGCGCCAAAACCGTACTGCCATCCAAGGCTTATGCCAAGATCTCCTGCCGCCTGGTGCCCAACCAGCATCACGAAAAAATCGGCAGGCTGTTTGCCGATCACTTCACCAGCATCGCACCAAAAACGGTTAAAGTTAAAGTGGAATACCTGCACGGTGGACAGGCCTACGTGTGCCCCATCGACCTGCCGGCTTACAAAGCTGCTGAAAAGGCCTACATGCAAACCTTTGGCAAACAGCCCGTACCCATGCGCAGCGGCGGAAGTATTCCCATCATTTCGACCTTCGAACAAATACTTGGCCTCAAAACCATCCTCATGGGATTCGGCCTCGAATCGGATGCCATCCACTCGCCCAACGAAAACTACCCGCTCGAAAATTTCTACAAAGGCATCGAAACCATCACCTGGTTCTATCACTACTTTGCCTCAAGCAAGGCCTGA
- the dnaK gene encoding molecular chaperone DnaK, protein MGKIIGIDLGTTNSCVAVMEGNEPVVIPNSEGRRTTPSIVAFTDSGERKVGDPAKRQAITNPKRTIFSIKRFMGETFDRVTKEVERVPYKVVRGDNNTPRVQIDDRMYTPQEISAMILQKMKKTAEDYLGQPVTEAVITVPAYFSDSQRQATKEAGEIAGLKVRRIINEPTAAALAYGLDKKKNDIKVAVYDLGGGTFDISILELGDGVFEVKSTNGNTHLGGDDFDQNIINWLAEEFMKDEGVDLRKDPMALQRLKEAAEKAKIELSSSTETEINLPYIMPVDGVPKHLVRKLTRAKFEQLNDHLIRATIEPCRQALKDAGLSASDIDEVILVGGSTRIPAIQQIVRDFFGKEPSKGVNPDEVVAVGAAIQGGVLTGEVKDVLLLDVTPLSLGIETLGGVMTKLIEANTTIPTRKSEVFSTASDNQPSVEIHILQGERPMARDNKSIGRFHLDGIPPAPRGVPQIEVTFDIDANGILHVSAKDKATGKSQSIRIEASSGLTEQEIKRMKEEAAANAEADRREKERVDKLNAADALIFQTEKQLKEYGDKLPSNKKAEIESSLEQLRNAHKSQDLSAIDSAMNKLNAVWQSASEEMYRATQQQQQQAPNQDAGTNTGNRGGDDEVTDVDFEEVDKK, encoded by the coding sequence ATGGGAAAAATTATTGGAATAGACTTAGGAACGACAAATTCATGTGTGGCCGTAATGGAAGGTAACGAGCCTGTGGTGATCCCCAACAGCGAGGGACGCCGCACCACACCTTCGATTGTGGCTTTTACAGATAGCGGTGAGCGCAAGGTGGGCGATCCGGCAAAACGCCAGGCCATCACCAACCCGAAGCGCACCATCTTTTCGATCAAACGCTTTATGGGCGAGACCTTCGACCGTGTGACCAAAGAAGTTGAAAGGGTGCCCTATAAAGTTGTGCGCGGCGACAACAACACCCCGCGTGTGCAGATTGACGACAGAATGTACACCCCTCAGGAAATTTCGGCTATGATTCTTCAGAAAATGAAGAAAACAGCCGAAGACTATCTGGGTCAGCCTGTTACAGAAGCTGTAATCACCGTGCCGGCTTATTTCAGCGACTCGCAGCGTCAGGCCACCAAAGAAGCCGGAGAAATTGCCGGTCTCAAGGTGCGCCGCATCATCAACGAACCCACAGCTGCAGCCTTAGCCTACGGTCTGGATAAAAAGAAGAACGACATCAAAGTAGCTGTATATGACCTTGGCGGCGGTACGTTCGACATCTCGATCCTCGAGCTTGGCGACGGGGTGTTCGAAGTAAAATCGACCAACGGCAACACCCACCTCGGTGGCGACGACTTCGACCAGAACATCATCAACTGGCTGGCCGAGGAGTTTATGAAAGACGAAGGCGTTGACCTGCGCAAGGACCCCATGGCCCTGCAGCGCCTTAAAGAAGCTGCCGAAAAGGCCAAGATTGAGCTTTCGAGCTCCACCGAGACCGAAATCAACCTGCCTTACATCATGCCGGTTGACGGTGTGCCGAAACACCTGGTACGCAAGCTGACCCGTGCCAAATTTGAGCAGCTCAACGACCACCTGATCAGGGCTACCATCGAGCCTTGCCGTCAGGCGCTCAAGGATGCCGGCCTGTCGGCTTCCGACATCGACGAAGTAATTCTTGTTGGTGGTTCCACTCGCATCCCTGCCATCCAGCAGATTGTGCGCGACTTCTTTGGCAAGGAACCTTCGAAAGGCGTGAACCCCGACGAAGTAGTAGCCGTTGGCGCTGCCATCCAGGGCGGTGTACTCACAGGCGAGGTTAAAGACGTGCTTCTGCTCGACGTAACCCCCCTCTCGCTGGGTATAGAAACCCTCGGCGGTGTGATGACCAAGCTGATCGAAGCCAACACCACCATCCCGACCCGCAAATCGGAGGTGTTCTCGACAGCATCGGACAACCAGCCCTCGGTAGAAATCCACATCCTGCAGGGCGAAAGGCCCATGGCCCGCGACAACAAGAGCATCGGCCGCTTCCACCTCGACGGCATCCCACCGGCACCGCGCGGTGTGCCACAGATCGAAGTAACCTTCGACATCGACGCCAACGGCATCCTGCATGTGTCGGCCAAAGACAAGGCCACAGGCAAATCCCAAAGCATCCGCATCGAAGCCTCTTCGGGACTCACCGAACAGGAAATCAAACGGATGAAGGAAGAAGCCGCAGCCAATGCCGAAGCCGACCGCCGCGAAAAAGAAAGGGTGGACAAGCTCAACGCAGCCGATGCACTGATCTTCCAGACCGAAAAACAACTGAAAGAATACGGCGACAAGCTGCCTTCGAACAAAAAGGCTGAAATCGAAAGCAGCCTCGAGCAACTTCGCAATGCCCACAAGAGCCAGGACCTGAGCGCCATCGACAGCGCAATGAACAAGCTCAATGCCGTGTGGCAAAGCGCAAGCGAGGAGATGTACAGGGCCACCCAGCAACAACAGCAGCAGGCACCGAATCAGGATGCCGGAACCAACACCGGCAACCGTGGTGGCGATGACGAAGTGACCGATGTTGACTTCGAAGAAGTAGATAAAAAATAA
- a CDS encoding RNA pseudouridine synthase produces the protein MLYQDNHLLIINKLPSELVQGDKTGDLTLLEEVRNYIRISRNKPGEAFVGLVHRLDRPVSGCVIYAKTSKALSRLTNMVKNREIEKTYWAVVRNAPPNTAGRLEHFLLKNEKLNKSFVVDATKPGAQPAHLDYKLLDTSRSFFLLEVKLHTGRHHQIRVQLAAMGCPIAGDLKYGDSRTLAKGAIALHARSLRLIHPVSKQELFVEANPPASPPWNYFQIFPIQEFGAGK, from the coding sequence ATCCTGTATCAGGACAACCATCTTCTGATCATTAACAAACTGCCTTCGGAGCTGGTGCAGGGCGACAAAACCGGCGACCTCACCCTGCTCGAAGAGGTCAGAAACTACATCCGAATCAGCCGCAACAAACCCGGAGAGGCTTTTGTGGGCCTGGTGCACCGCCTCGACCGGCCGGTAAGCGGATGTGTGATCTATGCCAAAACCAGCAAGGCGCTCAGCAGGCTTACCAATATGGTCAAGAACAGGGAGATAGAAAAGACCTACTGGGCTGTAGTACGCAACGCACCCCCAAACACCGCAGGCCGCCTCGAACATTTTCTTTTGAAAAACGAAAAACTCAACAAATCGTTTGTGGTGGATGCCACCAAACCCGGCGCACAGCCTGCGCATCTGGACTACAAGCTATTGGATACCAGCAGGTCGTTCTTCCTTCTGGAAGTAAAGCTGCACACCGGCCGTCACCATCAGATCCGCGTACAGCTAGCTGCCATGGGATGTCCTATAGCCGGCGACCTCAAGTATGGCGACAGCCGCACCCTCGCCAAAGGAGCCATTGCCCTGCATGCCCGCAGCCTCCGGCTGATCCATCCTGTGAGCAAACAGGAATTGTTCGTGGAAGCCAATCCCCCTGCCTCACCACCCTGGAACTATTTTCAAATATTCCCGATTCAGGAATTTGGTGCCGGAAAATAG
- a CDS encoding DUF4249 family protein has protein sequence MFYRLAGIVLLTTTLLISACSTDVDNFADYKDITIVYGMLEAGADTTFIKITKAFLGPGNALLIARIPDSSNYPGKLEVQLQGKVGSNTLPPITLDTITIHNKLAGDSVFYFPSQKVYYTKAALNPNATYTLTINKPSGEPVTSTANIVRDFAILQPTNRINFAATTPALIRWNSAENGKRYEVKLVFHYEELIPGVADTVKKTMEWNLGMRRSETLGGGENMEISYLGQEFYNRLGGQLTNQLNVRRFAGPVDVVIACAGDELSTYIDVNSPSNSVVQERPQFTNINNGTGIFSSRRTVVRTYRLSVQSEVKLVEDFNWGFEIKPVP, from the coding sequence ATGTTTTACCGACTTGCAGGCATTGTTTTGCTGACCACCACATTACTCATAAGTGCGTGCAGTACCGATGTGGACAACTTTGCCGACTATAAAGATATTACCATAGTTTACGGCATGCTCGAGGCAGGCGCCGACACTACCTTTATCAAGATAACCAAGGCTTTTCTGGGGCCGGGCAACGCCCTGCTCATTGCCCGCATCCCCGATTCGAGCAATTATCCCGGCAAGCTCGAGGTGCAGCTCCAGGGTAAAGTGGGCAGCAATACGCTCCCACCCATCACGCTCGACACCATCACCATACACAACAAACTGGCCGGCGACTCGGTGTTTTATTTCCCCAGCCAGAAAGTTTATTACACCAAAGCCGCCCTCAACCCCAATGCCACCTACACCCTCACAATCAACAAACCCAGCGGGGAACCGGTGACATCGACTGCAAACATCGTTAGGGATTTTGCAATTCTGCAGCCCACCAACCGCATCAACTTTGCTGCAACCACACCCGCACTCATCAGATGGAACTCGGCCGAAAATGGCAAGCGGTATGAAGTGAAACTGGTGTTTCATTACGAAGAACTTATACCAGGTGTAGCCGATACGGTAAAGAAAACCATGGAATGGAACCTTGGGATGCGACGTTCGGAAACCCTTGGTGGTGGCGAAAACATGGAAATCAGCTACCTGGGTCAGGAATTTTATAACCGCCTGGGCGGACAGCTCACCAATCAGCTGAATGTACGCCGCTTTGCCGGCCCGGTGGACGTGGTCATTGCCTGTGCGGGCGATGAGCTCAGCACCTACATCGATGTGAACAGCCCCAGCAACAGCGTGGTCCAGGAGCGGCCGCAGTTTACCAACATTAACAACGGTACCGGCATCTTTTCGTCGCGCCGCACTGTGGTGCGTACCTACCGACTGTCGGTGCAGAGCGAAGTGAAACTGGTGGAAGACTTCAACTGGGGTTTCGAAATCAAACCTGTCCCCTGA
- the panB gene encoding 3-methyl-2-oxobutanoate hydroxymethyltransferase gives MYLSRDIPKITTHVLQEMKLKGEKIAMLTAYDYSMAKILDEAGIDVILVGDSASNVMAGHKTTLPITLNEMIYHASSVMRAVKRSLVVVDMPFGTYQGNSKEALQSAIRIMKESGANAVKLEGGAEIVESVERILSAGIPVLGHLGLTPQSINKFGTYVVRAREEREAEKLRSDAKLLEETGCFGIVLEKIPAALAAEVTASLRIPTIGIGAGSGVDGQVLVLHDMLGINQQFSPRFLRRYHNLYEEIRGAVGSYIHDVKTLDFPNEREQY, from the coding sequence ATGTATCTTTCAAGAGATATTCCAAAAATCACCACCCATGTGCTTCAGGAGATGAAGCTCAAGGGCGAGAAGATAGCCATGCTCACGGCCTACGACTATTCCATGGCCAAGATTCTGGACGAGGCAGGTATCGATGTCATCCTGGTTGGCGACAGCGCCTCGAATGTGATGGCCGGACATAAAACCACCCTGCCCATCACCCTCAACGAGATGATCTATCATGCTTCGTCGGTGATGCGGGCGGTCAAGCGTTCGCTCGTGGTGGTGGATATGCCTTTCGGGACTTACCAGGGCAATTCGAAAGAGGCGCTGCAGTCGGCCATCCGCATCATGAAGGAATCTGGCGCAAACGCGGTCAAGCTGGAAGGCGGAGCCGAAATCGTCGAGTCGGTGGAGCGCATCCTGAGCGCAGGCATTCCGGTGCTGGGTCATCTTGGACTTACGCCTCAGAGCATCAATAAGTTTGGTACCTACGTGGTTCGGGCACGCGAGGAGCGCGAAGCTGAAAAACTGCGCAGCGATGCCAAACTGCTTGAGGAAACGGGGTGCTTTGGCATCGTGCTCGAAAAAATTCCCGCTGCCCTGGCGGCCGAGGTTACGGCCTCGCTCCGCATCCCGACCATCGGCATAGGGGCGGGCAGCGGCGTGGACGGACAGGTGCTGGTGTTGCACGATATGCTGGGCATCAACCAGCAATTTTCGCCCCGCTTCCTCAGGCGCTACCACAACCTGTACGAAGAAATACGCGGAGCCGTTGGCAGCTACATCCACGATGTAAAAACCCTCGATTTTCCGAACGAGCGCGAGCAATATTAA